In the genome of Coraliomargarita algicola, one region contains:
- a CDS encoding glycoside hydrolase family 35 protein: MMVHFSRLLRLALSIACFASLASAAEPKPDGQPHSFTFGGPNGEQFLLDGQPFQIRAGEIHPQRVPREYWRHRIQCAKAMGLNTISLYTFWNGFEQPDGSFDFKTGNRDIAEFIRICAEEEMWVFIRPGPYVCGEWDLGGLPPYLLKDPDAKLRTMEDANFMHHQERYLRAIAPIFEPLLLKHGGPILLTQLENEYGSYDRKHESAYMQWLKDFWTEQGFGPFSTADGTTEEHLRGVALPGVATGLDPLNSDKGLATAKRINPGVPVFSSESYPGWLRRWGEGNWAPSKRIKRELPWLLKNNHSFSIFVFHGGTNFGFTAGGNGKANKGADHYMPGITSYDFGAPVGEQGVLTPEYYEYREFIMKYIDNDELPPAPAPIPTMEIAPFTLEYVAPVKTLSHPSLKGSFETPPYFESFDQNQGMAIYRAKIPAGEAAELTYTFFHDYGHVFVDGELVRTVDRRDEYKDDQKRMMIPTRSQESTLEIWVEAMGHINFSITMESDRKGLYGPVLLDGKPITGWEVTPIPLDVTTVSKAKASPNDNMPGGIFRAEFKLDQVADTFIDMSKFTKGTLYVNGVNLGRYWNIGPQLRLYCPASVLRKANNTVTVVELVQSNADQIRGCTERNYEFINEKTKNTNNVW; encoded by the coding sequence ATGATGGTCCACTTTAGCCGATTACTCAGACTAGCACTTTCAATCGCTTGTTTTGCAAGCCTCGCTTCCGCCGCGGAACCTAAGCCTGATGGTCAGCCACACAGCTTTACATTTGGCGGGCCCAACGGAGAACAGTTCCTACTGGATGGACAGCCCTTTCAAATTCGTGCGGGCGAAATCCATCCGCAGCGGGTTCCACGTGAATACTGGCGACATCGTATTCAGTGCGCGAAGGCGATGGGACTGAATACCATTTCCCTCTATACATTTTGGAACGGCTTTGAGCAGCCCGATGGAAGCTTTGACTTCAAAACTGGGAATCGAGACATCGCCGAATTCATCCGTATCTGCGCGGAAGAGGAAATGTGGGTATTCATCCGCCCGGGCCCTTATGTCTGCGGCGAATGGGATCTGGGTGGCTTGCCTCCCTACCTACTGAAAGACCCCGATGCCAAACTGCGCACCATGGAAGATGCCAACTTCATGCATCATCAAGAGCGTTACCTCAGAGCCATTGCCCCAATCTTTGAACCTCTACTGCTTAAACATGGCGGCCCCATCCTGTTGACGCAGCTGGAGAATGAGTATGGCAGTTACGATCGCAAACATGAGTCCGCCTACATGCAATGGCTGAAAGATTTCTGGACCGAACAGGGCTTCGGACCCTTTTCTACTGCGGATGGAACCACCGAGGAACACCTGCGCGGCGTCGCTCTGCCAGGAGTCGCGACAGGACTGGACCCCCTGAATTCTGACAAAGGCTTGGCGACCGCAAAACGCATCAACCCCGGCGTCCCCGTATTCTCTTCCGAAAGCTATCCAGGCTGGCTGCGTCGCTGGGGTGAAGGTAACTGGGCACCGTCCAAAAGAATCAAAAGAGAGCTGCCCTGGCTGTTGAAAAACAACCACTCTTTTAGCATATTTGTATTCCACGGGGGCACCAATTTCGGCTTCACCGCAGGAGGCAACGGCAAAGCAAACAAAGGCGCCGATCATTATATGCCCGGTATAACCAGTTACGATTTTGGTGCCCCCGTAGGGGAGCAAGGGGTCTTAACTCCAGAATATTACGAATATCGGGAATTCATCATGAAGTATATCGACAACGATGAACTTCCCCCCGCTCCCGCACCGATCCCCACCATGGAGATTGCACCGTTCACACTCGAGTATGTGGCACCGGTCAAGACCTTGAGTCACCCATCCCTCAAGGGCAGCTTTGAGACGCCGCCCTACTTCGAGTCGTTCGATCAAAATCAGGGCATGGCGATCTATCGAGCCAAAATACCGGCCGGCGAAGCAGCCGAACTCACTTACACTTTTTTCCATGATTATGGACACGTCTTCGTCGATGGCGAATTGGTGCGCACAGTCGATCGCCGCGATGAATACAAAGACGATCAAAAGCGAATGATGATTCCAACACGTAGCCAAGAAAGCACCTTGGAAATCTGGGTCGAAGCCATGGGACACATCAATTTCAGCATCACGATGGAGTCGGACCGCAAGGGCCTCTACGGACCGGTGCTGCTGGATGGCAAGCCCATCACCGGATGGGAAGTCACTCCAATTCCTTTGGATGTCACGACCGTGAGCAAGGCCAAGGCCAGCCCGAACGACAACATGCCAGGCGGTATTTTCCGCGCCGAATTCAAACTGGATCAGGTGGCCGACACCTTCATCGACATGAGTAAATTTACCAAAGGCACACTCTACGTAAATGGCGTGAACCTCGGTCGCTATTGGAACATTGGTCCTCAGCTACGTCTCTATTGCCCCGCATCTGTGCTTCGAAAAGCTAATAATACCGTGACGGTTGTAGAGCTCGTTCAAAGCAATGCCGATCAAATCCGCGGCTGCACTGAGCGTAACTACGAGTTCATAAACGAAAAAACCAAGAACACAAATAACGTCTGGTAG
- a CDS encoding glycosyl hydrolase family 95 catalytic domain-containing protein, translating to MTQSFTPPLLLVCFLLLAQLHAEVITAPERAHDTFTADSLTLPAPIKRWDNALPLGNGLTGGLLWGEGSELRLSLDRGDLWDERGNAEVYDPKRSYETLLQNIQDKDTRTWKKYFDTTYFKSKWTKIPGGRLVISLPDGTTSKRFHLDFPSATAEVQTTTQAVQMFFSAASPVALARVPAGSTFELLRPDSLDSLGYPPADFSRSDHGITYTQETAEKLVYAFAVEWKTLENQTLVAIASASNEQGGTPSELARAQALAALSAGWDKLHAAHLEWWKAFYHTSTVQLPAPRLQTHYNLVKYFYGSASRADAPPMPLQGIWTADEGKLPPWKGDYHNDLNTQMTYVAWQAAGLKESGMSYLNFYLSRLPQFRKYGKDFFGLDTAMVPGVMTLQGQAMGGWPPYAMGLTAGLWNGHAFYQYWKTSQDPVFLSQNAYPFLAEIATSTLALTKEKNGKLYLITSSSPEWNGGGMRAYLTPNSNFDQALLTWSLLALKEMAQELDKTDDFNQWEALLQQMPPLQVSAESNALLISKGIEFKHSHRHFSHALAIHPLGILNIDQGSAEKEQVRATVRQIIDNGSRAWTGYSFTWAASLAARAGFADDAARLLSDFERGFVTRNGFHVNGDQTRSGLSKLVYRPFTLEGNFLFMDAVQEMLLQSWGNKVRIFPAVPDSWRDSSFKDLRAEGGFIVSAKRKNCKTIEVTITATTDSTLRLRNPFKNSPFKSNYPHTTEGDLLVFPLKAGDTLELQSI from the coding sequence ATGACTCAATCCTTCACTCCACCCCTACTGCTCGTCTGTTTCTTACTCTTGGCACAGCTGCACGCCGAAGTAATTACGGCTCCTGAACGCGCCCACGACACATTCACTGCGGACAGCCTGACCTTACCCGCCCCCATCAAACGATGGGACAATGCACTGCCACTGGGCAATGGCCTGACCGGCGGACTGCTCTGGGGCGAAGGATCGGAGCTGCGTCTTTCTCTCGATCGTGGTGACCTCTGGGACGAACGTGGGAATGCAGAAGTTTACGATCCCAAGCGCAGCTACGAAACCTTGCTCCAGAATATTCAAGACAAGGACACCCGAACGTGGAAAAAATATTTCGACACCACTTACTTCAAAAGCAAATGGACTAAAATCCCTGGAGGGCGGCTCGTCATTTCGCTGCCCGACGGCACCACCAGCAAGCGCTTCCATCTCGATTTCCCCTCTGCCACAGCAGAGGTCCAAACCACGACGCAAGCCGTGCAGATGTTCTTTTCCGCCGCGTCGCCCGTTGCCCTTGCACGTGTGCCCGCTGGCTCGACATTTGAGCTCCTTCGCCCCGATTCCCTCGACTCTCTCGGTTATCCTCCCGCCGATTTCTCCCGCAGCGATCACGGAATCACGTACACCCAAGAAACAGCAGAGAAACTCGTATATGCCTTTGCCGTCGAATGGAAAACTCTCGAAAATCAAACGCTCGTTGCCATTGCCTCCGCAAGCAATGAACAAGGCGGCACCCCATCCGAACTCGCGCGCGCGCAGGCCCTCGCCGCACTTTCCGCAGGCTGGGACAAACTTCATGCCGCCCACCTTGAATGGTGGAAAGCATTTTACCACACGTCCACTGTCCAACTGCCCGCCCCCCGACTCCAAACCCATTACAACCTGGTCAAATACTTTTATGGATCTGCGTCGCGAGCCGATGCGCCCCCCATGCCCCTACAAGGAATTTGGACTGCAGATGAGGGCAAACTTCCGCCATGGAAAGGTGACTACCACAACGATCTGAACACCCAGATGACCTACGTGGCCTGGCAAGCGGCGGGTCTCAAGGAATCAGGTATGTCCTACTTAAACTTTTACCTGAGCCGTTTGCCGCAGTTCCGCAAGTATGGTAAAGACTTCTTCGGACTCGATACCGCAATGGTCCCTGGCGTCATGACATTGCAGGGCCAGGCAATGGGTGGTTGGCCGCCTTACGCGATGGGGCTCACCGCCGGCCTTTGGAACGGCCATGCCTTTTATCAGTATTGGAAAACAAGCCAGGATCCCGTCTTTCTCTCCCAAAACGCCTATCCCTTTCTTGCCGAGATCGCGACATCCACGCTTGCTTTAACCAAAGAAAAGAACGGAAAACTCTACCTGATCACCTCCTCCAGTCCGGAATGGAATGGAGGGGGAATGCGCGCATACCTCACCCCGAACTCAAATTTCGATCAGGCGCTTCTCACTTGGAGTCTGCTGGCTCTTAAAGAGATGGCCCAGGAGCTTGACAAAACCGATGACTTCAACCAATGGGAGGCTCTCCTGCAGCAAATGCCGCCGCTCCAAGTGTCTGCTGAAAGCAACGCACTTCTGATCTCCAAAGGCATCGAATTCAAACACAGTCATCGCCATTTTTCCCACGCCCTGGCCATCCACCCGCTGGGCATTCTTAATATCGATCAAGGCTCGGCAGAAAAGGAACAAGTTCGCGCCACCGTCCGTCAGATCATCGACAACGGCAGCAGAGCTTGGACCGGGTATTCCTTCACCTGGGCAGCTTCGCTCGCCGCGCGCGCGGGGTTCGCAGATGATGCCGCCCGCCTCCTGTCCGATTTTGAGCGCGGCTTTGTCACCCGCAATGGCTTCCATGTCAATGGTGACCAAACCCGATCCGGACTCAGTAAACTGGTCTACCGCCCCTTCACTCTCGAAGGCAATTTCCTCTTCATGGATGCCGTCCAGGAAATGCTCCTTCAAAGCTGGGGGAATAAAGTGCGCATCTTCCCCGCCGTGCCCGATTCTTGGAGGGACAGCTCATTCAAAGACCTTCGAGCCGAGGGCGGCTTCATTGTTTCCGCCAAACGTAAAAATTGTAAGACGATCGAAGTAACCATCACCGCCACCACCGACTCGACTTTACGACTGAGAAATCCATTTAAAAACTCCCCCTTCAAGTCCAATTATCCCCACACCACCGAAGGCGACCTACTCGTCTTTCCCTTAAAGGCCGGAGATACTTTAGAGCTCCAAAGCATCTGA